A single window of Acinetobacter wuhouensis DNA harbors:
- a CDS encoding chemotaxis protein, with protein sequence MSYQTSIHFDPTALLIIKKEVDNSILQVESAVSSLVEDQTLPFGIDDALLQFEQCAHVLMLIDMPQVAKITELAALLMRKIMQNPREVNTQDVIALSEGTTMLKRYIEFICLREVKVPQFLHDTLNRLELALGLELTPEGQAIAPLLDCVTPNFTLPQPPELEKSVYVHKLYKLSLHKLLKQQETELDLQAIKLVGAYLANEAKDQTSAQYWALTSVAFNQIDNLILNDTRLRTLISIETNISTFFKNQNDFKASLTDLANILSLCISQEDEISQHIRDQINIGEDILTDTQLQIFSRHLYGPDFNTVHSISQLITDEMSQIRNDIEFNYQNMSDEKTQELKTKLTDLAHVFKVLNLNEAYIELKQQADLLSQDNMLKDENYAQQLMNSILSAMNSIGILERNYTSNRLQLKVNNLQISLDRLDEAHDALLTETKALVDLSAQSLVQYLQEPQTNLESIPSQFREIGGALIFLAARDGQKALLQSAEFVQKSLEKEQVLNKEQVNKLLDVLASADMMIENLQNKQPVLQKMFDVALTSSQNLKTVA encoded by the coding sequence ATGTCTTACCAAACCTCTATACATTTTGATCCGACAGCATTACTAATTATTAAAAAAGAAGTTGATAATTCAATTTTACAAGTAGAATCTGCTGTCAGTAGTTTAGTTGAAGATCAAACATTACCTTTTGGTATTGATGATGCATTACTTCAATTTGAACAATGTGCCCATGTACTGATGTTAATTGATATGCCACAAGTCGCAAAAATTACCGAGCTTGCGGCATTATTGATGCGCAAAATCATGCAAAATCCACGTGAAGTAAATACCCAAGATGTGATTGCATTGAGCGAAGGGACGACCATGCTCAAACGCTATATCGAGTTTATTTGTTTACGTGAAGTCAAGGTACCTCAATTCTTACACGACACACTGAATCGTTTAGAACTCGCTCTAGGTTTAGAACTCACACCTGAAGGGCAAGCGATTGCACCACTTCTTGACTGTGTAACACCGAATTTTACTTTGCCACAACCTCCAGAATTGGAAAAATCAGTTTATGTGCATAAACTGTATAAACTCAGTTTGCATAAACTTCTGAAACAACAAGAAACTGAATTAGATTTACAAGCAATTAAACTGGTCGGTGCATATCTTGCCAATGAAGCGAAAGACCAAACCAGTGCTCAATATTGGGCATTAACTTCTGTAGCCTTCAATCAAATTGACAATTTAATTCTCAATGATACACGCCTGAGAACCTTAATCAGTATTGAAACCAATATTTCAACTTTCTTCAAAAATCAAAATGATTTCAAAGCATCATTAACAGATTTAGCCAATATACTGAGTCTTTGTATTAGTCAAGAAGATGAAATTTCACAACATATCCGTGATCAAATCAATATTGGTGAAGATATTCTCACAGATACACAACTACAAATTTTTAGCCGTCATTTGTATGGCCCTGATTTCAATACTGTGCATAGCATCAGCCAGCTCATTACAGATGAAATGTCACAGATTCGTAATGATATTGAGTTTAACTATCAAAATATGAGTGATGAAAAAACTCAAGAATTGAAAACTAAACTGACTGATCTTGCACATGTGTTTAAGGTCTTGAATTTGAACGAAGCATATATTGAACTGAAACAACAAGCTGATCTTCTTTCTCAAGACAATATGCTAAAAGATGAAAACTATGCGCAACAACTGATGAATAGTATTCTTTCTGCGATGAATTCTATTGGTATTCTTGAGCGAAACTACACCTCGAATCGTTTACAGCTTAAAGTGAATAATTTACAAATTTCTTTAGATCGTTTAGATGAGGCACATGATGCCCTACTGACTGAAACAAAAGCCTTGGTAGATTTGAGTGCGCAATCACTGGTGCAATACCTACAAGAACCACAGACCAATCTAGAATCTATTCCATCGCAATTCCGTGAAATCGGCGGTGCGCTGATCTTCCTTGCAGCACGTGATGGTCAAAAAGCTCTACTTCAATCTGCTGAATTTGTTCAAAAAAGTTTAGAGAAAGAGCAAGTATTGAACAAAGAACAAGTTAATAAACTTCTCGATGTCTTGGCAAGTGCAGATATGATGATTGAAAACTTACAAAACAAACAACCTGTTTTGCAAAAAATGTTTGATGTCGCACTAACAAGTAGTCAAAACTTAAAAACGGTAGCTTAA
- the dnaQ gene encoding DNA polymerase III subunit epsilon, whose protein sequence is MSQTLILYVDGACKGNPGPGGWGAYIITPNEEHKLCGGELDTTNNRMELTAAIEGIAFCPISEKLIIWTDSNYVKRGITEWIEGWKKKNWKDVKNPDLWKKLDATCQGREIEWNWIKGHAGHPGNEMADQLANLGTEQRLAGKTTTSITTSPKTGSLQDSIEQQNPIENDKKKIEKDWLLDDPFGFDFVDSEDEMMSNEENRSTENMSQSHPQVDEQAAVQVDNENNMVNDQVMDLDIEHNETLHVETNIHPQIVITPATIKLHGPRQFILDTETTGFYYQDSDRIIEVGAIEMINRKLTGSSIHIYINPEKPVGDSEAIHGITDEFLKDKPKYDEIAQVLFDYLKGSEIIAHNASFDMNFLDMEFKRSGLQALSEVCEVTDTLAMAKSKHPGQKNSLDALVRRYEIPQRDRTFHGALLDAEILSDVYLAMTGGQVSFDMDAISEHTEQALGNTARQKIEIEVPVILASAEELEAHDNWIKQFQEKHGEACIFAK, encoded by the coding sequence ATGTCGCAAACACTCATCCTTTATGTCGATGGCGCTTGTAAAGGCAATCCCGGTCCCGGTGGCTGGGGAGCATATATCATCACGCCAAATGAAGAACATAAACTATGTGGTGGCGAGTTAGACACAACCAATAATCGTATGGAACTTACCGCAGCCATCGAAGGTATTGCTTTTTGCCCAATTTCTGAAAAATTGATCATTTGGACAGATTCTAACTACGTTAAACGTGGTATTACTGAGTGGATCGAAGGTTGGAAAAAGAAAAACTGGAAAGATGTCAAAAATCCAGATCTTTGGAAAAAGTTAGATGCTACATGCCAAGGTCGTGAAATTGAATGGAATTGGATCAAAGGACATGCAGGACATCCAGGTAATGAGATGGCAGATCAGTTAGCCAACTTAGGTACTGAGCAAAGACTTGCAGGTAAAACGACAACTTCGATTACGACTAGCCCAAAAACTGGCAGCCTGCAAGATTCGATTGAACAACAGAATCCTATAGAAAATGATAAAAAAAAAATTGAAAAAGATTGGTTACTAGATGACCCTTTTGGTTTTGATTTCGTAGATTCTGAGGATGAAATGATGTCAAATGAAGAAAACCGGTCAACTGAAAATATGTCACAGTCACATCCACAGGTTGACGAACAAGCAGCGGTTCAAGTTGATAATGAAAACAATATGGTGAATGATCAAGTCATGGACTTAGATATCGAACATAACGAAACACTTCATGTAGAAACGAATATTCACCCACAAATCGTCATTACACCTGCAACCATAAAATTACATGGACCTCGTCAATTTATTCTCGATACAGAAACCACTGGTTTCTACTATCAGGATAGTGACCGTATTATTGAAGTCGGTGCGATTGAAATGATCAATCGTAAACTCACAGGTAGTTCGATTCATATTTATATCAATCCTGAAAAACCTGTAGGTGACTCTGAAGCCATCCATGGTATTACAGACGAATTCTTAAAAGATAAACCTAAATACGATGAAATTGCACAGGTGCTTTTTGACTACCTAAAAGGCAGTGAAATTATTGCGCATAACGCAAGCTTCGATATGAACTTCTTAGATATGGAGTTCAAACGCAGTGGTTTACAAGCACTGTCTGAAGTCTGTGAAGTGACAGATACCTTGGCAATGGCGAAAAGCAAACATCCAGGACAGAAAAACTCTTTGGATGCATTAGTGCGTCGTTATGAAATTCCGCAACGTGACCGTACCTTCCACGGTGCATTACTCGATGCAGAGATTTTATCTGACGTCTACTTGGCAATGACAGGTGGGCAAGTATCCTTTGACATGGATGCAATTTCTGAACATACTGAGCAAGCTTTGGGGAATACCGCACGACAAAAAATCGAAATCGAAGTTCCTGTTATTTTAGCTTCAGCTGAAGAACTTGAAGCGCACGATAACTGGATCAAACAATTCCAAGAAAAGCATGGGGAAGCTTGCATTTTTGCAAAATAA